In Gammaproteobacteria bacterium, the following proteins share a genomic window:
- the gshA gene encoding glutamate--cysteine ligase, producing the protein MSTNPLPTVPHLTTALNGPLEELEQLLLTHQSCIETWLRSEWLKTPAPFYTSVDLRNSGFKLSPVDTNLFPAGFNNLNPAFLPLCIQVMQTMLEKACEDARNILLIPENHTRNLFYLESLVTLRDIISKAGYHVRIGSLIPDLQEATTLDLPSGKQVCLEPIQRINGRIYVDDFDPCLILLNNDLIEGLPDILQGLQQMILPPPALGWSDRLKSDHFTHYQQVAEEFSRLIDIDPWLINPLFRNCGELNIMQTGDSDCLAKNVAPLLENIQKKYDEYGITKKPFVIIKADAGTYGMGIITAHSVDEVRQLNRKQRTKLASTKGGHSVSKVLIQEGVYTFETWGKEESVAEPVVYMIDHFVVGGFYRVHTSRGINENLNAPGMHFQPLAFVESCNNPDQTQEPDAEPNRFYAYGVISRLAMLAAAREIAEHTTSE; encoded by the coding sequence ATGAGCACCAACCCTTTGCCAACCGTTCCTCACCTGACCACTGCCCTCAATGGCCCACTGGAAGAACTGGAACAACTGTTACTCACCCACCAGAGTTGTATCGAGACCTGGTTGCGTAGCGAATGGCTAAAGACACCCGCACCCTTTTATACCTCGGTTGATCTACGCAATTCCGGCTTTAAACTATCCCCGGTTGATACCAACCTGTTCCCGGCAGGCTTCAATAATCTAAACCCAGCCTTCCTGCCGCTCTGTATACAGGTGATGCAAACCATGCTGGAAAAGGCCTGCGAAGATGCCCGTAATATCCTGCTGATACCGGAAAACCATACTCGCAATCTGTTTTACCTGGAGAGCCTGGTAACACTCCGGGATATCATCAGCAAGGCAGGCTACCATGTGCGTATTGGCAGTCTGATCCCTGACCTGCAAGAGGCGACAACCCTTGACCTGCCCTCCGGCAAACAGGTCTGTCTGGAGCCCATCCAACGAATAAATGGGCGTATCTATGTTGACGACTTTGATCCCTGCCTGATCCTGCTCAACAATGATTTAATCGAGGGCCTACCCGATATCCTGCAAGGCCTCCAGCAAATGATCCTGCCACCACCGGCACTGGGCTGGTCCGACCGGCTAAAGTCTGATCATTTTACTCACTACCAACAGGTAGCTGAAGAATTCTCCAGGCTAATTGACATTGACCCCTGGCTCATCAATCCTCTGTTCAGGAATTGTGGTGAGCTTAATATCATGCAAACAGGAGACAGTGATTGCCTGGCTAAAAACGTTGCCCCGTTACTGGAAAATATTCAGAAAAAATATGATGAATACGGTATCACCAAAAAACCCTTCGTCATCATCAAGGCGGATGCCGGCACCTATGGCATGGGCATCATCACCGCCCACAGCGTCGATGAAGTACGTCAACTCAATCGCAAGCAACGCACCAAACTGGCATCCACCAAGGGCGGGCATAGCGTCAGCAAGGTGCTCATTCAAGAAGGTGTCTACACCTTCGAGACCTGGGGTAAAGAGGAATCAGTTGCTGAACCCGTGGTATACATGATCGATCATTTTGTTGTCGGCGGCTTCTACCGGGTGCATACCAGTCGTGGAATCAATGAAAACCTCAATGCCCCCGGCATGCACTTTCAACCACTGGCCTTTGTTGAATCCTGTAATAACCCGGATCAAACTCAGGAACCTGATGCCGAGCCCAATCGCTTTTATGCCTACGGCGTTATCTCTCGCCTCGCCATGCTGGCAGCGGCCAGAGAGATTGCCGAACACACCACCTCAGAATAG
- the gshB gene encoding glutathione synthase gives MDPIQSIKPYKDSSLAMLLAAQARGFELLYMEQGDLFMRDGVAYAHMQPLTVRDNNDDWFKLGETKKAPLHKLQVILMRKDPPVDMEFIYTTYLLEYAAARGTLVVNQPSSLRDVNEKLYTAWFPQCTPPTLVTRNAGLIREFLHEHQKIVLKPLDAMGGELVFCLHQDDLNASVIIETLTQHGQRQAMIQRFIPEISAGDKRILMIDGEPIPYALARIPAKGEARANLAAGGRGEGIELSERDRWICQQVGPVLREKGLLFVGLDVIGDYLTEINVTSPTCIRELDKLYDLDIAGQLIDCIQKITPQPNAPLTA, from the coding sequence ATGGACCCCATCCAGTCCATCAAACCCTATAAAGACAGCAGTCTTGCCATGTTACTGGCAGCACAAGCACGAGGGTTTGAGTTACTCTATATGGAGCAAGGTGATCTATTTATGCGTGATGGCGTCGCTTATGCCCACATGCAACCACTCACCGTGCGCGACAACAACGATGACTGGTTCAAGCTGGGGGAGACTAAAAAAGCCCCCCTGCACAAACTCCAGGTTATCCTCATGCGCAAGGATCCACCAGTAGATATGGAATTTATCTACACCACTTACCTGCTGGAATATGCTGCGGCACGTGGCACCCTGGTGGTTAATCAACCCAGTAGCCTGCGTGATGTCAATGAGAAACTGTATACCGCCTGGTTCCCGCAGTGTACGCCACCGACATTGGTGACACGCAATGCCGGGTTGATTCGCGAGTTCCTGCATGAACATCAAAAAATCGTATTAAAACCATTGGATGCCATGGGGGGCGAGCTAGTATTTTGCCTGCATCAGGACGACCTCAATGCCAGCGTCATTATTGAGACACTAACCCAACATGGTCAACGACAGGCTATGATTCAACGTTTCATCCCGGAGATAAGCGCCGGGGATAAACGTATACTGATGATTGATGGTGAACCCATCCCCTATGCGTTGGCAAGGATACCCGCCAAGGGTGAGGCACGTGCTAACCTGGCAGCCGGTGGGCGTGGTGAGGGGATTGAATTGAGTGAGAGAGACCGCTGGATCTGCCAACAAGTGGGGCCGGTGTTACGCGAAAAGGGTTTGTTGTTTGTTGGTCTCGATGTTATCGGCGATTACCTTACCGAGATTAATGTCACTAGCCCCACCTGCATCCGTGAATTGGACAAACTCTATGACCTGGATATTGCTGGTCAGCTTATTGATTGTATCCAAAAGATCACACCCCAACCGAATGCTCCGCTAACAGCATAA
- a CDS encoding FAD:protein FMN transferase, translating into MHNSSLAKTRREYIHVGSMAASLRPSVSAKEESSLSLRAKVAWILILFIILTACQTNNNTLTRSQFLAFGTIIDISIYGVTKPRAQQAIDELEQRFKQWHQAWHPWQGNGDLYQLNQALGRGENVTIPPSLQPLFQQATELSKRSQGLFDPAIGTIIRAWGFSQDAAPVKPPSDKKIKQLLSQHISLAELNQEPDQLNSQGHPVQLDFGAYAKGYAIDLAIAYLQQQGIDNAIINAGGDLRAIGRHGERPWRIGIRHPRQPGILAAIDIEQDMSVFTSGDYERNFSYEGKNYHHIIDPRTGYPARQTRSVTVIHSNAATADAAATALFIAGPQHWQEIAKAMRVQDVMLIDAQGQIQLSPTMQKHVQFTESGSHTIIVSQAP; encoded by the coding sequence ATGCATAACTCCTCTTTAGCAAAGACACGCCGTGAATACATCCATGTAGGCTCGATGGCCGCATCCCTGCGGCCATCGGTCTCTGCTAAAGAGGAGTCATCCCTGTCTCTCCGAGCTAAAGTTGCATGGATACTTATACTATTCATAATCCTGACAGCCTGCCAAACCAATAATAACACCCTCACCCGTAGCCAGTTCCTGGCCTTTGGCACCATCATCGACATCAGCATTTATGGTGTTACCAAACCCCGCGCACAACAGGCCATTGACGAACTCGAACAGCGTTTTAAACAATGGCATCAGGCATGGCACCCATGGCAGGGCAATGGTGATCTATATCAACTCAATCAGGCACTAGGCCGCGGTGAGAACGTCACCATCCCACCCTCTCTGCAACCCCTGTTCCAACAAGCAACAGAACTATCTAAACGCAGCCAGGGGCTATTTGATCCCGCCATCGGAACGATCATTCGAGCCTGGGGGTTCAGCCAGGATGCCGCTCCGGTTAAACCGCCGTCCGATAAAAAAATCAAGCAACTCCTTAGTCAACACATCAGTCTGGCAGAATTAAATCAGGAACCCGATCAGCTCAACAGCCAGGGTCACCCCGTACAACTTGATTTTGGTGCCTATGCCAAGGGTTATGCTATTGATCTGGCGATAGCCTATCTACAACAACAAGGTATCGACAATGCCATCATCAATGCCGGTGGTGATCTGCGTGCGATTGGCCGACATGGTGAACGCCCCTGGCGTATTGGTATTCGCCACCCACGGCAACCTGGTATTCTGGCAGCGATTGATATCGAACAGGATATGAGTGTCTTTACTTCGGGTGATTATGAGCGCAACTTCAGCTATGAAGGTAAGAACTACCATCACATCATTGACCCACGCACAGGCTATCCCGCCCGGCAAACACGTTCGGTCACGGTAATACATTCGAATGCCGCAACCGCCGATGCCGCTGCCACCGCCCTGTTTATTGCCGGACCACAACATTGGCAGGAGATAGCAAAGGCAATGAGGGTGCAGGATGTAATGTTGATTGATGCCCAGGGACAAATTCAACTCAGTCCCACAATGCAAAAACATGTGCAGTTCACAGAATCCGGCAGCCACACCATCATCGTCAGTCAAGCGCCATGA
- a CDS encoding NusG domain II-containing protein has protein sequence MKTADYLILIFALALIYTLFYRFWGSGENGQYVIIQTADEKRQYSLQHDQDIYVTGPLGGSHLQIKSGRVRFVESPCPNKVCIRHGWLERQGAVSACVPNQVMINITGDNQEYDAIIF, from the coding sequence ATGAAAACTGCTGACTATCTCATTCTTATTTTTGCCTTAGCTCTCATCTACACCCTGTTTTACCGCTTCTGGGGCAGCGGAGAAAACGGGCAATATGTTATCATCCAGACAGCCGATGAAAAACGTCAATATAGCCTGCAACATGATCAGGATATTTATGTAACCGGCCCCCTGGGGGGAAGCCACCTACAGATCAAGTCCGGGCGGGTACGCTTTGTCGAATCACCCTGCCCCAACAAGGTCTGTATCCGCCATGGCTGGCTGGAAAGACAGGGAGCTGTTAGTGCCTGCGTACCGAATCAGGTCATGATTAATATTACCGGGGATAATCAGGAATATGATGCCATCATCTTTTAA
- a CDS encoding Gx transporter family protein — protein sequence MMIQTTKDDYRIAGLAALAISIHIAEAAFPSPIPGIKPGLANIITIAALLRFGWSTALWISLLRVFVGSIVLGTFLSPTFILSLSGAISSILILGLAQYLPGKGAGPVGYSILAALAHMAGQFTSAWLLFIPHPALFNLLPVLMSAALIFGIINGIIVSGMLGKRQKT from the coding sequence ATTATGATACAAACGACCAAAGATGATTACCGTATTGCCGGGCTTGCTGCGCTGGCAATCAGCATTCATATTGCCGAGGCGGCCTTTCCCAGCCCGATACCCGGCATCAAACCCGGCCTTGCCAATATCATCACGATTGCCGCATTGCTTCGTTTCGGCTGGTCAACGGCTCTCTGGATTAGTCTGCTACGTGTATTTGTTGGCAGTATTGTACTCGGCACCTTCTTGAGCCCAACCTTTATACTGAGTCTTAGTGGAGCCATTAGCAGCATCCTGATCCTCGGTCTGGCACAATACCTGCCCGGCAAAGGGGCGGGGCCTGTGGGTTACTCCATACTGGCAGCATTGGCGCATATGGCTGGTCAGTTCACCAGTGCCTGGTTATTATTCATCCCCCACCCGGCATTATTCAACCTGCTACCCGTATTAATGAGTGCCGCCCTGATCTTTGGTATCATCAACGGTATTATTGTCTCTGGCATGCTAGGAAAGCGACAAAAAACATGA
- a CDS encoding energy transducer TonB, whose amino-acid sequence MTAHYYTDNQNDSLLLGLLLAAILHVLLIVGITFTPDQREQRQDHPVIDIHLAAKQESPEIKDAKYLAQSNQEGRSESQQEIPPQKRRMVKSSGIPQEQKSNQLPRVLTSQQSEKKIETTLPDPLKPPEKKAITGAELINRSMELIQLDEQLQQDLHAYAEMPKQTYISTRTKEYAYANYMSEWVNKVERVGNLNYPDQVRRKALTGNLLLDVAIKPNGKILSVKVLRSSGSRVMDDAAIHIVHLSAPFAPFSKNIRKKTDILHITRTWEFVNGDVLR is encoded by the coding sequence ATGACGGCCCATTACTACACTGATAATCAAAACGACTCCTTATTGCTCGGCCTGTTGCTGGCGGCAATCCTGCATGTATTATTGATTGTCGGCATTACCTTTACCCCGGATCAACGGGAACAGAGACAGGATCATCCGGTTATTGATATTCACCTGGCCGCCAAACAGGAGAGCCCCGAGATCAAGGATGCCAAATACCTGGCTCAAAGCAATCAGGAAGGTCGCAGTGAAAGTCAGCAGGAGATCCCACCACAAAAGCGGCGCATGGTTAAAAGCAGCGGCATACCGCAGGAACAAAAGAGCAACCAGCTTCCTCGCGTGCTAACCAGCCAACAATCCGAAAAAAAGATTGAGACCACCCTGCCCGACCCGCTAAAACCGCCCGAGAAAAAGGCCATCACCGGCGCAGAATTGATTAACCGAAGTATGGAGTTAATCCAGCTTGATGAACAACTCCAGCAAGACCTGCATGCCTATGCAGAGATGCCAAAACAGACTTATATTTCTACCCGCACCAAGGAATATGCTTATGCCAACTATATGAGTGAGTGGGTCAATAAGGTCGAGCGCGTCGGCAATCTAAACTACCCCGATCAAGTCAGGCGCAAGGCACTCACCGGAAACCTGCTACTCGATGTCGCCATCAAACCTAATGGCAAAATACTAAGCGTCAAGGTGCTGCGTTCCTCTGGCAGTCGCGTCATGGATGATGCTGCCATACACATCGTCCACCTATCGGCTCCCTTTGCCCCTTTCTCCAAAAACATACGAAAAAAAACCGACATCTTGCATATCACACGCACCTGGGAATTTGTTAATGGCGATGTATTACGATGA
- the ruvX gene encoding Holliday junction resolvase RuvX: protein MTTQTQTALGFDYGRKRIGIAIGQTLTQTARALNILPARDGKPQWHEVEKLIREWRPDLLIVGLPLHMDGSEHQITIEARRFSRQLEGRYRLPVILQDERLSSWAVEQALKTSPKTETSGKIDHLSAQLIVQDWLQTQTTKEDDE from the coding sequence ATGACCACTCAGACTCAAACCGCACTGGGATTCGACTATGGTCGTAAGCGTATCGGGATTGCCATTGGACAGACCCTGACCCAAACTGCCCGTGCCCTGAACATTCTCCCGGCACGCGATGGAAAACCCCAATGGCATGAAGTCGAAAAGCTGATACGCGAGTGGCGACCTGATCTATTAATTGTTGGCCTGCCCCTACATATGGATGGCAGTGAACACCAAATCACCATCGAAGCACGGCGGTTTTCCCGACAATTAGAAGGGCGTTATCGACTACCCGTGATATTACAGGATGAACGTCTGAGCTCATGGGCAGTTGAACAAGCGCTAAAGACATCCCCTAAAACAGAAACAAGTGGTAAGATAGATCATCTGTCTGCACAGCTTATTGTGCAGGATTGGTTACAAACACAAACAACAAAAGAAGATGATGAATAA
- the pyrR gene encoding bifunctional pyr operon transcriptional regulator/uracil phosphoribosyltransferase PyrR, producing MMNNQDIEQLLDNMVNELQQQLQQRQIKDPIMIGIHRGGVWIAQRLHEKMGLDSALGSLDISFYRDDFTRIGMNPQVQPSELPMSIDDQHIILIDDVLHTGRTIRAAMNELFDYGRPASILLAVLVERNAHELPIQADVIGKRLQLNNDEHIKLTGPAPLELVLQKIS from the coding sequence ATGATGAATAATCAGGATATCGAACAACTGCTGGATAACATGGTCAACGAGCTACAGCAGCAGCTACAACAACGCCAGATTAAAGATCCGATAATGATCGGCATTCACCGTGGCGGAGTCTGGATTGCACAACGCCTGCATGAAAAAATGGGGCTTGATAGCGCTCTGGGCAGCCTGGATATCTCCTTCTACCGGGATGATTTTACCCGTATCGGCATGAACCCTCAGGTACAACCCTCTGAACTCCCTATGAGCATTGATGACCAACACATCATCCTGATTGATGATGTGTTGCATACCGGGCGCACCATCCGCGCGGCGATGAATGAACTATTTGACTATGGTCGTCCTGCCTCCATACTGCTCGCCGTACTGGTCGAACGTAACGCCCATGAACTGCCCATACAGGCCGATGTGATCGGCAAACGGTTACAGTTAAACAACGATGAACACATTAAACTGACAGGCCCTGCGCCACTGGAACTGGTACTACAAAAGATATCATGA
- a CDS encoding aspartate carbamoyltransferase catalytic subunit yields the protein MSQTNLQIDQQGKLKHFLSIEGLNRQLLIDILDTAESFSGVAEQSVKKVPLLRGRTIVNLFFEASTRTRTTFEVAAKRLSADVLNLNISASSTIKGESLLDTLRNLEAMNCDMFVVRHGDSGAAHFIARHVAPHVSVINAGDGRHAHPTQAMLDMFTIRRHKGDDFGRLRVAIVGDLLHSRVARSQIHALNLLNTGEVRVVAPKTLLPKYAEDLGVKIYHDMDEGINDADVIIMLRLQRERMKGARLPSEHEYFQLYGLTEKRMQYAQKDVLVMHPGPINRGVEIESRVADGPHSVILQQVTHGIAVRMAVMSMAMQTQGSSHE from the coding sequence ATGAGTCAGACCAACCTACAGATAGATCAACAGGGTAAACTCAAACACTTCCTCTCTATTGAAGGTCTCAATCGACAATTATTAATCGATATTCTGGACACCGCAGAATCCTTCTCCGGGGTTGCTGAACAAAGCGTCAAGAAGGTTCCTCTATTACGTGGTCGCACCATTGTAAATCTGTTTTTTGAGGCCAGCACCCGCACTCGCACCACCTTTGAAGTCGCCGCCAAACGTCTGTCTGCCGATGTCCTCAATCTGAACATCAGCGCATCCAGCACGATCAAGGGTGAATCCCTGCTTGATACCCTGCGCAACCTGGAGGCAATGAACTGTGATATGTTTGTCGTGCGCCACGGTGATAGTGGTGCCGCCCACTTTATTGCGCGCCATGTCGCGCCTCATGTCAGCGTAATCAATGCCGGGGATGGTCGACATGCACACCCAACCCAGGCCATGCTCGATATGTTTACCATTCGCCGCCACAAGGGTGATGACTTTGGTCGACTACGGGTTGCCATTGTTGGCGACTTGCTACACTCACGAGTGGCACGTTCCCAGATCCATGCCCTCAATCTACTGAATACTGGCGAGGTGCGCGTTGTCGCACCGAAGACTCTGTTACCCAAATATGCTGAAGACCTGGGGGTCAAGATTTACCATGATATGGATGAAGGCATCAACGATGCCGATGTCATCATTATGTTGCGACTACAAAGAGAGCGCATGAAAGGTGCGCGACTGCCCAGTGAGCATGAATATTTCCAACTCTACGGTCTCACCGAAAAACGCATGCAATACGCACAGAAGGATGTATTAGTGATGCACCCCGGCCCCATTAATCGCGGTGTCGAGATTGAATCCAGGGTGGCTGATGGCCCTCATTCAGTCATCCTGCAACAGGTTACCCACGGCATCGCGGTACGCATGGCGGTGATGTCGATGGCGATGCAGACGCAGGGTAGCAGCCATGAATAA